A section of the Festucalex cinctus isolate MCC-2025b chromosome 9, RoL_Fcin_1.0, whole genome shotgun sequence genome encodes:
- the LOC144026239 gene encoding protocadherin alpha-8-like produces MWSGKGCSRWLAFVLYLHLYLEERAWAELRYSVPEEVKEGTLVGNVAKDLGLDKSSLVDRQFRVVSGSKETFFHVRPENGALEVRRKIDREALCEGSRACVMELKILVENPLEMHHVVVEITDVNDHSPNFADKEQVFEIAEQSSPGTRFQLQAARDPDAGMNSVRTYTLTANEHFELDISQNDEEKIPFLVLKKPLDREQNRKHVLFVTAVDGGKPPRSSTLNVTIIVLDSNDNRPTFSRDTYTVEIKENVIVGVSVTRVNATDPDEGTNGEIEYSLSKNLNKADIFELDKLSGLIKLKGPVDFEDTEIYKLDIQASDKGQPPLTGRCRVIVKIKDVNDNPPEIEVTSLSSKVSEDSKIGTVISLISVTDKDSGVNGKIISQITNDVPFELKPSYKENIYSVVTKEYLDREEVSNYKITITATDCGEPPLSTFQILNIQISDVNDNKPHFHQYPLNFYLSENNNAGQPIFAVSATDNDVNENAALSYNIIRMGIESDVTSFLNINSENGQISALKSFDFETLKSFQFQVVATDGGSPPLSSNVTVNVFILDQNDNAPVILYPVSSNGSAEGVEEIPRNMKAGDLVTKVRAYDADIGYNGWLLFSLQQVTDHSLFSLDRYTGQIRTLRSLTETDEAEHGLLILVKDNGNVSLSATATVTVKLVEPKEAFAASDVKSAAKVDNEEDNVTFYLIITLGSVSLLFVISIIVLIAMQCSKSTEYTSKYLQDANYDGTLCHSIQYRSGDKRYMLVGPRMSIGSTVVPGSHANTLVLPDRRNTSGEVRI; encoded by the coding sequence ATGTGGAGCGGAAAAGGCTGCAGCCGCTGGCTGGCTTTTGTTTTATATCTGCATTTATATTTGGAAGAACGAGCTTGGGCTGAACTTCGTTACTCCGTTCCGGAGGAGGTAAAAGAGGGCACACTGGTTGGAAATGTCGCCAAGGATCTTGGTCTGGATAAATCCTCTCTGGTGGATCGACAGTTTCGGGTGGTGTCTGGATCGAAAGAGACGTTTTTCCACGTCAGGCCGGAAAATGGTGCGTTGGAGGTCCGTAGGAAAATTGATAGAGAGGCGCTTTGTGAGGGCAGCCGCGCGTGCGTCATGGAGCTGAAAATTCTGGTTGAAAACCCGCTGGAAATGCATCACGTCGTCGTGGAGATTACTGACGTGAACGATCACTCTCCGAACTTTGCTGACAAAGAACAGGTATTTGAAATAGCTGAACAATCGTCTCCTGGAACGCGATTCCAGCTTCAAGCAGCCCGTGATCCAGATGCTGGAATGAACTCGGTGCGCACATATACTTTAACGGCTAATGAACATTTTGAACTGGATATAAGCCAAAATGACGAGGAGAAAATACCTTTTTTAGTGTTGAAAAAGCCTTTAGACAGGGAACAGAATAGAAAGCATGTGCTATTTGTTACTGCAGTCGATGGGGGGAAGCCACCAAGATCAAGTACACTTAATGTGACAATTATTGTTCTTGACAGTAATGATAACCGTCCAACTTTTAGTCGAGATACTTATACtgtggaaataaaagaaaatgttattgTTGGTGTAAGTGTCACAAGGGTAAATGCCACAGATCCCGATGAAGGGACAAATGGGGAAATCGAATATAGCCTTagcaaaaatttaaataaagctGACATTTTTGAACTAGACAAGTTAAGCGGACTCATTAAGTTGAAAGGTCCTGTTGATTTTGAGGACACCGAGATTTATAAACTTGATATTCAAGCATCTGATAAAGGGCAACCTCCTTTAACAGGGAGGTGTCGagttattgtaaaaataaaagatgtgAATGATAACCCTCCTGAAATTGAAGTCACATCGCTGTCGAGTAAAGTGTCTGAAGACTCCAAAATCGGTACAGTTATTTCCCTCATTAGTGTGACAGATAAAGACTCTGGTGTGAATGGTAAAATTATTTCGCAGATTACCAATGATGTCCCGTTTGAATTAAAACCTTCCtacaaagaaaacatttactCAGTAGTCACAAAGGAATATTTAGACAGAGAAGAAGTATCAAACTATAAAATAACCATAACAGCGACAGACTGTGGTGAGCCTCCTTTGTCAActtttcaaattttaaatattcaaatatcAGATGTGAACGATAATAAACCACATTTCCACCAGTATCCACTTAACTTTTACCTCTCAGAAAATAATAATGCTGGACAGCCAATATTTGCTGTCAGTGCAACAGATAACGACGTGAATGAAAATGCAGCTCTTTCTTACAATATCATTAGAATGGGGATCGAAAGTGATGTAACATCTTTTCTGAACATAAATTCAGAAAATGGACAAATATCAGCACTAAAAAGTTTTGACTTTGAGACGCTGAAAAGTTTCCAGTTCCAAGTGGTGGCCACCGACGGCGGAAgtcctccactgagcagcaacgTGACGGTGAACGTGTTCATTCTGGATCAGAACGACAACGCTCCAGTCATCCTGTATCCAGTCAGCTCCAACGGTTCGGCTGAAGGCGTGGAGGAGATTCCCCGCAATATGAAAGCAGGAGACTTGGTGACTAAAGTCCGAGCCTATGACGCCGATATCGGATATAACGGCTGGTTGCTGTTTTCTCTGCAGCAAGTCACCGACCACAGTCTGTTTTCTTTGGACCGCTATACGGGCCAGATCCGAACACTTCGCTCCTTGACGGAGACAGACGAGGCTGAGCATGGACTGCTCATACTGGTCAAAGACAACGGCAACGTTTCGCTCTCGGCAACAGCTACTGTGACTGTCAAACTTGTGGAGCCCAAAGAGGCTTTTGCAGCTTCCGATGTCAAAAGTGCAGCAAAAGTGGACAATGAGGAGGACAATGTGACTTTTTATCTCATCATCACTTTGGGCTCCGTCTCGCTCCTTTTTGTCATCAGCATCATCGTGCTGATCGCCATGCAGTGCTCCAAATCCACAGAGTACACTTCCAAATATCTACAAGACGCTAATTATGATGGCACGCTGTGTCACAGCATCCAGTACAGATCAGGAGACAAACGCTACATGTTAGTTGGACCCAGGATGAGTATCGGGTCCACCGTCGTCCCGGGCAGCCACGCCAACACTCTGGTGCTCCCTGACAGGAGAAACACTTCAGGGGAGGTAAGAATCTGA
- the LOC144025394 gene encoding protocadherin alpha-6-like — translation MSWNAFPRTVMEQRGHQTMWISCMILLIFSRVSGQIRYSIPEEVKEGTAVGNIAKDLGLDRATLKERGYRIVHGTAEPPFRVNHDDGILYVNGNIDREEVCDRSKVCVIDLKTVLENPLEVHYVAVEVVDVNDHAPSFPEREKTLEIYESALPGARFQLQAARDADTGSLSVQHYKLSQNEHFRLEVKDRGEDRKTPSLVLQKSLDRESVKTHVLFLTATDGGKPPLSGNMTIIVEVSDVNDNPPVFTQESYTVHLNENSPLGTTVVRVNATDLDDGLNGEVVYSFGNDVDSRTRARFNLNHVTGVITVAGPIDFEVCNRYEIDIQASDKAVATLSTDKSVIIHIVDMNDNAPDIEVTSFSNVLPEDAKPGTTVALISVKDSDSGLNGKVMCHTNLNVPFILSPSLQNNMYSLVTKQLLDREQQSHFSITIVAKDAGEPSLSSDKTIQIVLSDVNDNSPEFSSSKYIFYINENNTPGNSILSVTAHDYDEGSNAVIEYHIKRERGSEHLLTSFLNVNSETGEVSALKSFDFETLKSFQFQVVATDGGSPPLSSNVTVNVFILDQNDNAPVILYPVSSNGSAEGVEEIPRNMKAGDLVTKVRAYDADIGYNGWLLFSLQQVTDHSLFSLDRYTGQIRTLRSLTETDEAEHGLLILVKDNGNVSLSATATVTVKLVEPKEAFAASDVKSAAKVDNEEDNVTFYLIITLGSVSLLFVISIIVLIAMQCSKSTEYTSKYLQDANYDGTLCHSIQYRSGDKRYMLVGPRMSIGSTIVPGSHANTLVLPDRRHTSGEVVMEFIVDSVCLTRLAFQ, via the exons ATGTCGTGGAACGCATTTCCCCGTACCGTGATGGAACAAAGAGGACATCAGACAATGTGGATTTCCTGCATGATTCTCCTGATTTTCAGCCGGGTGTCGGGACAAATTAGATATTCCATCCCTGAGGAAGTAAAGGAAGGTACCGCTGTTGGGAATATCGCGAAGGATTTGGGTCTGGACAGGGCCACGCTGAAAGAAAGAGGCTACCGCATTGTGCACGGCACTGCGGAGCCCCCTTTTCGAGTGAATCATGACGACGGCATCTTGTACGTGAACGGCAACATCGACAGAGAGGAAGTGTGTGACCGCAGCAAGGTTTGTGTGATCGATTTAAAAACCGTCCTGGAAAACCCACTCGAGGTGCATTATGTGGCGGTGGAGGTCGTGGACGTAAACGACCACGCACCGAGCTTCCCGGAGCGGGAAAAGACATTAGAAATCTATGAATCTGCGCTCCCGGGGGCGAGGTTTCAGCTGCAAGCTGCGCGGGATGCAGACACAGGGTCGCTGTCCGTTCAGCACTACAAGCTGAGCCAAAACGAGCACTTCCGTTTGGAGGTCAAAGATCGAGGCGAGGATCGTAAAACGCCCAGTTTGGTTCTCCAAAAATCCCTGGACAGAGAATCTGTCAAGACTCACGTGTTATTTTTAACAGCCACCGATGGGGGGAAACCTCCACTATCTGGCAACATGACAATAATTGTGGAGGTgtctgacgtgaatgataaccCCCCAGTTTTTACTCAAGAGTCATACACTGTGCATTTAAATGAGAATTCCCCTCTCGGGACGACAGTGGTGCGAGTGAACGCAACTGATTTAGACGACGGCTTAAATGGTGAAGTTGTTTATTCTTTTGGCAATGACGTGGATTCACGCACTAGAGCTCGTTTCAATTTAAATCACGTGACTGGGGTGATAACTGTGGCGGGGCCGATAGATTTTGAAGTGTGCAACAGGTATGAGATAGACATACAGGCGTCCGATAAAGCAGTGGCAACACTGTCTACAGACAAAAGTGTCATCATCCACATCGTTGACATGAATGACAACGCCCCCGACATtgaagtgacgtcattttccAACGTGTTGCCAGAAGATGCAAAGCCAGGGACCACCGTCGCTTTAATAAGTGTGAAAGATTCAGATTCTGGTCTTAACGGGAAAGTTATGTGTCATACTAATCTGAATGTCCCTTTCATACTGTCCCCATCTTTACAGAATAATATGTATTCTCTTGTTACAAAACAACTTTTAGATAGAGAACAGCAGTCACATTTTAGTATCACAATTGTAGCTAAGGATGCAGGAGAGCCATCTTTATCCTCAGACAAAACCATACAAATTGTTCTGTCAGATGTAAATGATAACAGTCCGGAATTCTCCAgtagtaaatatatattttacattaatgaaAATAACACTCCGGGAAATTCTATTTTATCAGTGACAGCCCATGACTATGATGAGGGTAGCAATGCTGTGATTGAGTATCAcataaaaagagagagaggcagTGAGCATTTGCTGACCTCCTTTTTGAACGTTAATAGTGAAACCGGAGAAGTTTCAGCTCTAAAAAGTTTTGACTTTGAGACGCTGAAAAGTTTCCAGTTCCAAGTGGTGGCCACCGACGGCGGAAgtcctccactgagcagcaacgTGACGGTGAACGTGTTCATTCTGGATCAGAACGACAACGCTCCAGTCATCCTGTATCCAGTCAGCTCCAACGGTTCGGCTGAAGGCGTGGAGGAGATTCCCCGCAATATGAAAGCAGGAGACTTGGTGACTAAAGTCCGAGCCTATGACGCCGATATCGGATATAACGGCTGGTTGCTGTTTTCTCTGCAGCAAGTCACCGACCACAGTCTGTTTTCTTTGGACCGCTATACGGGCCAGATCCGAACACTTCGCTCCTTGACGGAGACAGACGAGGCTGAGCATGGACTGCTCATACTGGTCAAAGACAACGGCAACGTTTCGCTCTCGGCAACAGCTACTGTGACTGTCAAACTTGTGGAGCCCAAAGAGGCTTTTGCAGCTTCCGATGTCAAAAGTGCAGCAAAAGTGGACAATGAGGAGGACAATGTGACTTTTTATCTCATCATCACTTTGGGCTCCGTCTCGCTCCTTTTTGTCATCAGCATCATCGTGCTGATCGCCATGCAGTGCTCCAAATCCACAGAGTACACTTCCAAATATCTACAAGACGCTAATTATGATGGCACGCTGTGTCACAGCATCCAGTACAGATCGGGAGACAAACGCTACATGTTAGTCGGACCCAGGATGAGTATCGGCTCCACCATCGTCCCGGGCAGCCACGCCAACACTCTGGTGCTCCCTGACAGGAGACACACTTCGGGGGAG GTTGTGATGGAATTTATAGTAGATTCTGTTTGTTTGACGAGGTTGGCGTTTCAGTGA
- the LOC144026236 gene encoding uncharacterized protein LOC144026236, which produces MMKFKGRDASGGQRRLFAFMAAFILSWSRVCAQIRYSIAEEVKEGTVVGNIAKDLGLDKATLKERGYRIAEGSSEPFFSVNHGDGLLYVDRVIDRERVCERSSVCVMQLKTLLENPLEIHYVSVEVLDINDHSPSFSVNASRLEISESALPGLRLQLQAAHDPDVGPFSVQEYKLSANEHFRLEVKERGKDGKIPILVLFKSLDRETKNKHKLLLSAIDGGKPSRSGSAEIWVHVLDVNDNMPVFTEENYSVHLNENAPIGTTVIQVNATDLDEGSNGEIIYTLSNNVNSRIRELFHVDPHTGVITVQALIDSELEDSYEIDIQASDKGSAPFQTEKSVLVKIVDLNDNIPQIDVTSFSRAIAEDARPGTTVALISVLDQDSGMNGKVICSLSENVPFMLSPSTQDNMYSIVTKSPLDREQQSIYEVMVVAKDAGVPSLSSERRITIVVSDVNDNSPVFSSSPYTFYVTENNPPGQSVFSVSAFDHDEGDNAHISYHILRDGREREHIYLHSLNINSENGQISALKSFDFETLKSFQFQVVATDGGSPPLSSNVTVNVFILDQNDNAPVILYPVSSNGSAEGVEEIPRNMKAGDLVTKVRAYDADIGYNGWLLFSLQQVTDHSLFSLDRYTGQIRTLRSLTETDEAEHGLLILVKDNGNVSLSATATVTVKLVEPKEAFAASDVKSAAKVDNEEDNVTFYLIITLGSVSLLFVISIIVLIAMQCSKSTEYTSKYLQDANYDGTLCHSIQYRSGDKRYMLVGPRMSIGSTIVPGSHANTLVLPDRRNTSGEQNGDMLGVLFWLHNMEQRGQERRASLVVLALFLCVRSASTQLRYSISEELNDGTFVGNVAKDLGIDLASIKQRGFRIMSSSSESLFKVNDNDGALYANRKIDREEVCKESNACLINLKIVLDNPLEVHYVTVEIIDLNDHAPAFPEKTKRLEISESALPGAKYQLQNAFDPDGGINSVQQYKISQNDHFRLEVKDRGRDGKTPILQLQRQLDRENKRNHKLVLTAIDGGTPPKSGSVELLIEVLDVNDNMPVFTKEIYSATLQENSPVGTTVIQVNATDSDFGSNGEVVYSFGSDVKAKIRQLFNIDSVTGEIIVKGNVDFEEQDSYDIDIQASDKGIIPFKTDKSVIIKIIDINDNRPEIEVTSLSRAISEDSRPGTTVALISVTDLDSGLNGKIISHVSGESPFVLTASMQDNMFAVVTKSQLDREQKQAYDITIIAKDSGEPALTSKQIITVFVSDTNDNSPEFLLSPYTFYISENNKPGDSVFSVKASDRDEGENAHISYHILRNIGKENGHTSFLNINSETGEILALKSFDFEALKSFQFQVVATDGGSPPLSSNVTVNVFILDQNDNAPVILYPVSSNGSAEGVEEIPRNMKAGDLVTKVRAYDADIGYNGWLLFSLQQVTDHSLFSLDRYTGQIRTLRSLTETDEAEHGLLILVKDNGNVSLSATATVTVKLVEPKEAFAASDVKSAAKVDNEEDNVTFYLIITLGSVSLLFVISIIVLIAMQCSKSTEYTSKYLQDANYDGTLCHSIQYRSGDKRYMLVGPRMSIGSTVVPGSHANTLVLPDRRNTSGERCW; this is translated from the exons ATGATGAAATTTAAAGGACGCGACGCATCCGGAGGACAAAGGCGCCTGTTTGCTTTCATGGCTGCGTTTATTTTGTCGTGGAGCAGAGTTTGCGCACAGATTCGCTATTCCATCGCGGAAGAGGTGAAAGAAGGAACCGTTGTGGGGAACATAGCGAAGGATTTGGGACTCGACAAGGCCACGCTGAAAGAGAGAGGATACCGCATCGCGGAGGGATCATCAGAGCCGTTTTTTAGCGTCAACCATGGAGACGGCCTGCTGTACGTGGATCGAGTCATTGACAGGGAGCGTGTGTGCGAGCGCAGCAGCGTGTGCGTGATGCAGCTCAAAACGTTGTTGGAAAACCCGCTGGAAATCCACTACGTGAGCGTGGAGGTGCTGGACATTAACGACCACTCTCCAAGCTTCTCCGTGAACGCGTCGCGTTTGGAAATTTCAGAGTCTGCTCTGCCCGGTTTGCGTCTCCAGCTGCAAGCTGCACACGACCCCGACGTCGGGCCCTTTTCCGTCCAGGAGTATAAACTCAGTGCTAATGAGCATTTTCGATTGGAAGTGAAAGAACGAGGAAAGGATGGTAAAATACCAATTTTAGTGCTGTTCAAGTCACTTGACAGAGaaacgaaaaacaaacacaaattgcTTTTGTCGGCTATTGATGGAGGAAAACCGAGTCGATCCGGAAGTGCTGAAATATGggtgcatgttttagatgttaaTGATAATATGCCTGTTTTCACCGAAGAAAATTATTCAGTGCATCttaatgaaaatgctccaattGGCACAACTGTTATACAAGTGAATGCCACTGATTTAGATGAGGGCAGCAATGGTGAGATAATTTATACTTTAAGTAATAATGTAAATAGCAGAATACGTGAACTTTTCCATGTCGATCCCCATACTGGTGTAATTACTGTACAAGCTCTAATTGATTCCGAACTAGAGGACAGCTATGAGATTGACATACAGGCTTCTGATAAAGGATCTGCTCCATTCCAGACAGAAAAAAGTGTCCTAGTAAAAATAGTTGACTTAAATGACAACATTCCACAGATagatgtgacgtcattttccagAGCAATAGCAGAAGATGCAAGACCAGGAACCACTGTAGCATTAATAAGTGTTCTTGATCAAGATTCTGGCATGAATGGAAAAGTTATTTGTTCTCTCAGTGAAAATGTTCCCTTTATGTTATCACCTTCAACTCAAGACAACATGTATTCTATAGTCACAAAATCACCATTGGATAGAGAACAGCAGTCCATATACGAGGTTATGGTAGTTGCAAAAGATGCAGGTGTGCCATCTTTGTCATctgaaagaagaataactatTGTTGTGTCAGATGTGAATGACAACAGTCCAGTGTTTTCCTCGAGCCCTTACACATTTTACGTTACTGAGAACAATCCTCCAGGGCAATCAGTGTTTTCTGTGAGTGCATTTGATCACGATGAAGGTGACAATGCCCACATTTCATATCATATTTTAAGAGATGGAAGAGAAAGGGAacacatttatttacacagtTTGAATATCAATTCTGAAAATGGACAGATTTCGGCACTAAAAAGTTTTGACTTTGAGACGCTGAAAAGTTTCCAGTTCCAAGTGGTGGCCACCGACGGCGGAAgtcctccactgagcagcaacgTGACGGTGAACGTGTTCATTCTGGATCAGAACGACAACGCTCCAGTCATCCTGTATCCAGTCAGCTCCAACGGTTCGGCTGAAGGCGTGGAGGAGATTCCCCGCAATATGAAAGCAGGAGACTTGGTGACTAAAGTCCGAGCCTATGACGCCGATATCGGATATAACGGCTGGTTGCTGTTTTCTCTGCAGCAAGTCACCGACCACAGTCTGTTTTCTTTGGACCGCTATACGGGCCAGATCCGAACACTTCGCTCCTTGACGGAGACAGACGAGGCTGAGCATGGACTGCTCATACTGGTCAAAGACAACGGCAACGTTTCGCTCTCGGCAACAGCTACTGTGACTGTCAAACTTGTGGAGCCCAAAGAGGCTTTTGCAGCTTCCGATGTCAAAAGTGCAGCAAAAGTGGACAATGAGGAGGACAATGTGACTTTTTATCTCATCATCACTTTGGGCTCCGTCTCGCTCCTTTTTGTCATCAGCATCATCGTGCTGATCGCCATGCAGTGCTCCAAATCCACAGAGTACACTTCCAAATATCTACAAGACGCTAATTATGATGGCACGCTGTGTCACAGCATCCAGTACAGATCGGGAGACAAACGCTACATGTTAGTTGGACCCAGGATGAGTATCGGGTCCACCATCGTCCCGGGCAGCCACGCCAACACTTTGGTGCTCCCTGACAGGAGAAACACTTCGGGGGAG CAAAACGGGGACATGCTTGGAGTCCTATTTTGGCTGCACAACATGGAACAAAGAGGACAGGAGCGCCGCGCGTCGCTCGTCGTCTTGGCGTTGTTTTTATGCGTCCGTTCTGCTTCCACACAGCTCAGATATTCCATATCCGAGGAGCTTAATGACGGGACTTTTGTTGGGAATGTTGCGAAGGATTTAGGAATAGACCTGGCTTCAATAAAGCAGAGGGGATTCCGCATTATGTCCAGCTCGAGTGAAAGTCTCTTTAAGGTAAATGACAACGACGGGGCCCTTTATGCGAACCGTAAAATTGACCGCGAGGAGGTTTGTAAGGAGAGCAATGCGTGCTTGATTAATCTTAAAATCGTACTCGATAACCCGCTGGAGGTGCATTATGTCACAGTGGAAATAATAGATTTAAACGACCACGCCCCCGCGTTCCCGGAAAAGACAAAAAGACTGGAAATAAGCGAGTCCGCTTTGCCGGGTGCTAAATATCAGCTGCAAAATGCATTTGACCCGGACGGCGGTATAAACTCGGTGCAACAGtacaaaatcagccaaaacGACCACTTCCGCTTGGAGGTGAAAGACCGCGGGCGAGACGGCAAAACGCCAATTTTGCAGTTGCAGAGGCAGCTTGACAGAGAGAACAAACGCAACCACAAGCTGGTGCTGACAGCCATTGATGGGGGCACGCCCCCAAAATCAGGCTCGGTTGAATTACTCATTGAGGTTCTGGACGTGAATGACAACATGCCGGTGTTCACCAAAGAGATTTATTCTGCAACGCTGCAAGAGAACTCCCCGGTGGGCACGACCGTCATTCAAGTTAATGCAACAGACTCTGATTTCGGCTCCAACGGAGAGGTTGTTTATTCGTTTGGAAGTGACGTCAAGGCTAAAATTAGACAATTATTCAACATTGATTCTGTCACTGGGGAGATTATTGTGAAAGGGAATGTTGATTTTGAGGAGCAAGACAGTTATGATATTGATATTCAGGCGTCAGATAAAGGAATTATTCCATTCAAAACTGATAAAAGtgtaattattaaaattattgacATAAATGATAATCGTCCGGAGATAGAAGTCACATCTTTGTCTCGTGCAATTTCCGAGGACTCGAGACCTGGGACAACAGTAGCACTCATCAGTGTTACAGATTTAGACTCTGGCCTTAACGGCAAAATAATAAGTCATGTGTCTGGAGAATCTCCTTTTGTGTTAACTGCATCTATGCAGGACAACATGTTTGCTGTTGTTACAAAGTCCCAGCTTGACAGGGAGCAGAAGCAGGCATACGATATAACAATAATTGCTAAAGACTCAGGTGAACCAGCTCTAACCTCCAAACAGATTATCACTGTTTTTGTCTCAGATACAAATGATAACAGCCCAGAATTTTTATTGAGTCCTTACACGTTCTACATTAGTGAAAATAATAAACCAGGGGATTCTGTATTTTCCGTAAAAGCGTCTGATCGTGACGAAGGTGAAAATGCGCACATTTCTTATCACATTTTGAGGAACATAGGAAAGGAAAATGGGCACACATCGTTTcttaatattaattctgaaacaGGAGAAATTCTGGCACTAAAAAGTTTTGACTTTGAGGCGCTGAAAAGTTTCCAGTTCCAAGTGGTGGCCACCGACGGCGGAAgtcctccactgagcagcaacgTGACGGTGAACGTGTTCATTCTGGATCAGAACGACAACGCTCCAGTCATCCTGTATCCAGTCAGCTCCAACGGTTCGGCTGAAGGCGTGGAGGAGATTCCCCGCAATATGAAAGCAGGAGACTTGGTGACTAAAGTCCGAGCCTATGACGCCGATATCGGATATAACGGCTGGTTGCTGTTTTCTCTGCAGCAAGTCACCGACCACAGTCTGTTTTCTTTGGACCGCTATACGGGCCAGATCCGAACACTTCGCTCCTTGACGGAGACAGACGAGGCTGAGCATGGACTGCTCATACTGGTCAAAGACAACGGCAACGTTTCGCTCTCGGCAACAGCTACTGTGACTGTCAAACTTGTGGAGCCCAAAGAGGCTTTTGCAGCTTCCGATGTCAAAAGTGCAGCAAAAGTGGACAATGAGGAGGACAATGTGACTTTTTATCTCATCATCACTTTGGGCTCCGTCTCGCTGCTTTTTGTCATCAGCATCATCGTGCTGATCGCCATGCAGTGCTCCAAATCCACAGAGTACACTTCCAAATATCTACAAGACGCTAATTATGATGGCACGCTGTGTCACAGCATCCAGTACAGATCGGGAGACAAACGCTACATGTTAGTTGGACCCAGGATGAGTATCGGGTCCACCGTCGTCCCGGGCAGCCACGCCAACACTTTGGTGCTCCCTGACAGGAGAAACACTTCGGGGGAG CGCTGCTGGTGA